In Juglans microcarpa x Juglans regia isolate MS1-56 chromosome 8D, Jm3101_v1.0, whole genome shotgun sequence, the following are encoded in one genomic region:
- the LOC121243325 gene encoding mitochondrial carrier protein CoAc1-like, protein MGSSQGSTLSSNVAGLVDGSSARKEISYLDSMPVYVKELIAGGAAGAFAKTAVAPLERIKILLQTRTGGFHSLGVFQSLKKLLKHEGVKGFYKGNGASVIRIVPYAALHFMAYEQYRCLILNNYYALGSGPLIDLLAGAAAGGTAVLCTYPLDLARTKLAYQVVDSYGMKSNHAQPAYNGLRDVLRSVYKEGGMRALYRGVGPTLTGILPYAGLKFYIYEELKRHAPEEHQKSIVMRLSCGGLAGLFGQTFTYPLDVVRRQMQVENLQPSVHGNVRYRNTLEGLTVIFHNQGWRQLFAGLSINYMKIVPSVAIGFTAYDLMKFWLHIPPRSKTRAISAA, encoded by the exons ATGGGTTCTTCGCAAGGTTCCACATTGTCATCAAATGTCGCAGGGCTTGTCGATGGTTCATCGGCTCGCAAAGAGATTTCATATCTTGACAGTATGCCTGTTTATGTTAAGGAGCTGATTGCTGGAGGCGCAGCGGGAGCATTCGCTAAAACTGCTGTTGCACCCCTGGAACGGATCAAAATACTCTTGCAG ACAAGAACAGGAGGGTTCCATTCTCTTGGGGTGTTCCAATCTTTGAAGAAGTTACTGAAGCACGAAGGCGTTAAAGGATTCTACAA AGGAAATGGAGCTAGTGTTATTCGGATTGTTCCTTATGCAGCCTTACATTTCATGGCGTATGAGCAGTATCGATGTTTGATCTTGAACAACTATTATGCATTAGGATCAGGGCCCCTTATTGATCTTTTAGCTGGTGCTGCAGCTGGAGGAACAGCAGTTTTATGCACATATCCTTTAGATCTGGCTCGTACTAAACTTGCTTATCAG GTTGTTGACTCTTATGGTATGAAGAGTAATCATGCTCAACCTGCATATAATGGCCTAAGAGATGTACTCAGAAGCGTGTACAAGGAGGGAGGAATGCGTGCACTTTATCGAGGTGTAG GCCCAACACTCACTGGAATCCTTCCTTATGCTGGGTTAAAGTTCTACATATACGAGGAACTCAAGAGGCATGCTCCTGAAGAGCATCAAAAGTCCATTGTGATGCGTCTTTCTTGTGGAGGTCTAGCTGGTTTATTCGGGCAGACCTTCACATACCCACTAGATGTTGTTAGGAGACAGATGCAG GTTGAAAATCTGCAACCTTCAGTACATGGAAATGTCAGATACAGAAACACATTAGAAGGTCTTACTgttatttttcataatcaaGGATGGAGACAGTTGTTTGCTGGTCTGAGCATTAACTACATGAAG